The Dreissena polymorpha isolate Duluth1 chromosome 10, UMN_Dpol_1.0, whole genome shotgun sequence genome includes a region encoding these proteins:
- the LOC127847163 gene encoding mucin-2-like isoform X6 yields MNKTTFYLLFYCFIAADLELPNAYEIGDLCQCSAQSAWPSSPPATKANTIDRTQTTDISQKITETTPFSQTSEVPHYAYTTAEDKQTTTKTTTVTHMPPTNTNKPQKTTVTHMPPTNTNAPQKTTVTHVPSTNTYEPKTTTVTHLPSTYTNGPQKTTETHVPSTDTNEPQKTTVTHVPSTDTNESQKTTVTHVPPTNTNEPQKTTVTHVPPTNSYEPQKTTVTHVPLTDINEQQKTTVTHVPSTDINEPQKTTVTHVSPTNTYEPQKTTVTHVLPTNTNESQKTTVTHVPSTDTNEPQKTTATHVPPTNTNEPHKITVTHVPPTNSYEPQKTTVTHVPSTDTNEPQKTTVTHGPPTNTYEPQKTTVTHVPPTDTNESQKTTVTNVPPTNTNEPQKETVTHVPPTNSYESQKTTVTQVPSTYTNEPHKTTVTDVPSTYTNEPQKTTVTHVPSTDTIETQTITVTHAPSTKTNETHKTTFTHVPLTFTNKPHTTTVTNVPLTYFTESHTTTVTVSSPTRTFDKQTASFRNDLLTETETQPTIITNAHTDNNDTTTTTNKINPSTGDKAEQLRKRRQLDKSGSVVFGVWNNKRCQCEPNGVETHRLEELKIAVPLKIRVNATFIKNLENKSTKAYTDYEREFQEKLTVRFLRVDGFVNVVINNFTNGSIVCNSKVITKADANLPKTVMFGDKIDFNVTLNGTNYDADIDDVSFSQDIFSRCNHLHSSPCQDSYILKCTADCVVGCVSPCLQPNAIVCENSGQCMYNSNEKKMMCRCAETNSHVYTGDTCAVAIEKLKLASKYIVAIATSVGVVMVITFVVVVACVVRRYRNKAGLTENDTDETIELADIRSRKAYVEHEYTQWYSPSKPRDPDKYFSNHGYDEIPGNKVVEGRVHRVATDDKGSETYIYQPSRQNSAGLQRSQSWYSSASESDHWRTRETSPYADPNFKFQISRPNVSQEAIRF; encoded by the exons CTCAATCTGCTTGGCCTTCGTCGCCACCAGCAACGAAAGCCAACACGATAGATCGAACACAGACCACTGATATTTCGCAGAAAATTACCGAAACTACACCTTTCAGCCAAACCTCGGAGGTGCCACATTATGCTTACACAACAGCTGAAGATAAACAGACAACGACCAAGACAACAACTGTAACACATATGCCGCCGACAAATACTAACAAGCCACAGAAAACAACTGTAACACATATGCCGCCGACAAATACTAACGCACCACAGAAAACAACTGTTACACATGTGCCATCGACGAATACTTACGAACCAAAGACAACAACTGTAACACATTTGCCGTCGACTTATACTAACGGACCACAGAAAACAACTGAAACACATGTGCCGTCGACTGATACTAACGAACCACAGAAAACAACTGTAACACATGTGCCGTCGACTGATACTAACGAGTCACAGAAAACAACTGTAACACATGTGCCGCCGACGAATACTAACGAACCACAGAAAACAACTGTAACACATGTGCCTCCGACGAATTCTTACGAACCACAGAAAACAACTGTAACACATGTGCCGCTGACTGATATTAACGAACAACAGAAAACAACTGTAACACATGTGCCGTCGACTGATATTAACGAACCACAGAAAACAACTGTAACACATGTGTCGCCGACGAATACTTACGAACCACAGAAAACAACAGTAACACATGTGCTGCCGACTAATACTAACGAGTCACAGAAAACAACTGTAACACATGTGCCGTCGACTGATACTAACGAACCACAGAAAACAACTGCAACACATGTGCCGCCGACGAATACTAATGAACCACACAAAATAACTGTAACACATGTGCCGCCGACGAATTCTTACGAACCACAGAAAACAACTGTTACACATGTGCCGTCGACTGATACTAACGAACCACAGAAAACAACTGTTACACATGGGCCGCCGACGAATACTTACGAACCACAGAAAACAACTGTAACACATGTGCCGCCGACTGATACTAACGAGTCACAGAAAACAACTGTAACAAATGTGCCGCCGACGAATACTAACGAACCACAGAAAGAAACTGTAACACATGTGCCGCCGACGAATTCTTACGAGTCACAGAAAACAACTGTTACACAGGTGCCATCGACGTATACTAACGAGCCACATAAAACAACTGTTACTGATGTGCCATCGACGTATACTAACGAACCACAGAAAACAACTGTTACACATGTGCCGTCGACTGATACTATCGAAACACAGACAATAACTGTTACACATGCGCCGTCGACTAAAACTAACGAAACACATAAAACAACGTTTACACATGTGCCGTTGACGTTTACAAACAAACCACACACAACAACTGTTACAAATGTGCCCTTGACTTATTTTACCGAGTCACACACAACAACTGTTACAGTGTCTAGTCCTACTCGCACTTTCGACAAACAGACAGCCTCCTTTCGAAATGACCTCTTAACTGAAACGGAAACTCAGCCAACCATCATTACAAATGCTCACACTGACAACAATGACACAACAACTACGACAAACAAAATAAATCCATCTACTGGAGATAAAGCCGAACAACTCAGAAAACGGAGGCAGCTAGACAAAAGTGGGTCGGTTGTGTTTGGAGTTTGGAACAATAAAAGATGTCAATGTGAACCAAATGGTGTTGAGACACATAGATTAG AGGAGCTAAAGATTGCAGTACCTCTGAAGATACGAGTGAATGCAACTTTTATCAAGAACCTTGAAAACAAATCGACGAAGGCATACACAGACTATGAGCGCGAATTTCAAGAAAAG cTAACGGTTCGTTTTCTGAGAGTAGACGGATTTGTGAATGTCGTTATTAATAATTTCAC GAATGGAAGCATTGTATGTAACAGCAAAGTAATTACGAAAGCAGACGCTAATTTGCCGAAAACAGTCATGTTCGGTGATAAGATAGACTTCAACGTAACACTAAACGGAACAAATTACGATGCTGACATAGATGATGTATCATTCAGTCAAG ACATTTTTTCTCGATGCAACCACTTACACAGCAGCCCTTGTCAGGATTCTTACATTCTAAAATGCACAGCCGATTGTGTTGTTGGGTGCGTGTCACCATGCTTGCAGCCGAATGCAATCGTCTGCGAAAATAGCGGCCAGTGTATGTATAATTCGAATGAAAAGAAGATGATGTGCag GTGTGCTGAAACCAACAGCCACGTATACACGGGAGATACGTGTGCGGTTGCAATAGAGAAGTTGAAATTGGCATCCAAGTACATCGTAGCCATAGCGACCAGTGTCGGCGTTGTCATGGTTATAACGTTTGTCGTCGTTGTGGCATGTGTTGTTCGTAGATACAGAAACAAGGCGGGCTTAACGGAAAATGATAC AGACGAGACTATCGAGCTGGCGGATATTAGGTCTCGGAAGGCGTACGTCGAGCACGAGTACACGCAGTGGTACTCTCCCTCCAAACCTCGTGACCCGGATAAGTATTTCTCAAACCACGGGTATGACGAAATACCTGGAAATAAGGTCGTAGAGGGTAGAGTCCATAGGGTCGCAACGGATGACAAGGGATCTGAG ACGTACATTTACCAGCCCAGCAGACAAAATAGCGCCGGTCTGCAACGTTCACAATCCTGGTATTCATCCGCGTCTGAGAGCGATCACTGGCGGACAAGGGAAACCTCCCCGTACGCGGACCCAAATTTTAAG TTTCAAATAAGTCGCCCAAATGTCAGCCAAGAAGCCATCAGGTTTTAA
- the LOC127847163 gene encoding mucin-2-like isoform X5, producing MNIIQHLFICNMDKTTFYLLFYCFIAADLELPNAYEIGDLCQCSAQSAWPSSPPATKANTIDRTQTTDISQKITETTPFSQTSEVPHYAYTTAEDKQTTTKTTTVTHMPPTNTNKPQKTTVTHMPPTNTNAPQKTTVTHVPSTNTYEPKTTTVTHLPSTYTNGPQKTTETHVPSTDTNEPQKTTVTHVPSTDTNESQKTTVTHVPPTNTNEPQKTTVTHVPPTNSYEPQKTTVTHVPLTDINEQQKTTVTHVPSTDINEPQKTTVTHVSPTNTYEPQKTTVTHVLPTNTNESQKTTVTHVPSTDTNEPQKTTATHVPPTNTNEPHKITVTHVPPTNSYEPQKTTVTHVPSTDTNEPQKTTVTHGPPTNTYEPQKTTVTHVPPTDTNESQKTTVTNVPPTNTNEPQKETVTHVPPTNSYESQKTTVTQVPSTYTNEPHKTTVTDVPSTYTNEPQKTTVTHVPSTDTIETQTITVTHAPSTKTNETHKTTFTHVPLTFTNKPHTTTVTNVPLTYFTESHTTTVTVSSPTRTFDKQTASFRNDLLTETETQPTIITNAHTDNNDTTTTTNKINPSTGDKAEQLRKRRQLDKSGSVVFGVWNNKRCQCEPNGVETHRLEELKIAVPLKIRVNATFIKNLENKSTKAYTDYEREFQEKLTVRFLRVDGFVNVVINNFTNGSIVCNSKVITKADANLPKTVMFGDKIDFNVTLNGTNYDADIDDVSFSQDIFSRCNHLHSSPCQDSYILKCTADCVVGCVSPCLQPNAIVCENSGQCMYNSNEKKMMCRCAETNSHVYTGDTCAVAIEKLKLASKYIVAIATSVGVVMVITFVVVVACVVRRYRNKAGLTENDTDETIELADIRSRKAYVEHEYTQWYSPSKPRDPDKYFSNHGYDEIPGNKVVEGRVHRVATDDKGSETYIYQPSRQNSAGLQRSQSWYSSASESDHWRTRETSPYADPNFKFQISRPNVSQEAIRF from the exons tTGCCGCTGATCTCGAACTTCCAAACGCTTATGAAATCGGAGACCTTTGTCAGTGCTCTG CTCAATCTGCTTGGCCTTCGTCGCCACCAGCAACGAAAGCCAACACGATAGATCGAACACAGACCACTGATATTTCGCAGAAAATTACCGAAACTACACCTTTCAGCCAAACCTCGGAGGTGCCACATTATGCTTACACAACAGCTGAAGATAAACAGACAACGACCAAGACAACAACTGTAACACATATGCCGCCGACAAATACTAACAAGCCACAGAAAACAACTGTAACACATATGCCGCCGACAAATACTAACGCACCACAGAAAACAACTGTTACACATGTGCCATCGACGAATACTTACGAACCAAAGACAACAACTGTAACACATTTGCCGTCGACTTATACTAACGGACCACAGAAAACAACTGAAACACATGTGCCGTCGACTGATACTAACGAACCACAGAAAACAACTGTAACACATGTGCCGTCGACTGATACTAACGAGTCACAGAAAACAACTGTAACACATGTGCCGCCGACGAATACTAACGAACCACAGAAAACAACTGTAACACATGTGCCTCCGACGAATTCTTACGAACCACAGAAAACAACTGTAACACATGTGCCGCTGACTGATATTAACGAACAACAGAAAACAACTGTAACACATGTGCCGTCGACTGATATTAACGAACCACAGAAAACAACTGTAACACATGTGTCGCCGACGAATACTTACGAACCACAGAAAACAACAGTAACACATGTGCTGCCGACTAATACTAACGAGTCACAGAAAACAACTGTAACACATGTGCCGTCGACTGATACTAACGAACCACAGAAAACAACTGCAACACATGTGCCGCCGACGAATACTAATGAACCACACAAAATAACTGTAACACATGTGCCGCCGACGAATTCTTACGAACCACAGAAAACAACTGTTACACATGTGCCGTCGACTGATACTAACGAACCACAGAAAACAACTGTTACACATGGGCCGCCGACGAATACTTACGAACCACAGAAAACAACTGTAACACATGTGCCGCCGACTGATACTAACGAGTCACAGAAAACAACTGTAACAAATGTGCCGCCGACGAATACTAACGAACCACAGAAAGAAACTGTAACACATGTGCCGCCGACGAATTCTTACGAGTCACAGAAAACAACTGTTACACAGGTGCCATCGACGTATACTAACGAGCCACATAAAACAACTGTTACTGATGTGCCATCGACGTATACTAACGAACCACAGAAAACAACTGTTACACATGTGCCGTCGACTGATACTATCGAAACACAGACAATAACTGTTACACATGCGCCGTCGACTAAAACTAACGAAACACATAAAACAACGTTTACACATGTGCCGTTGACGTTTACAAACAAACCACACACAACAACTGTTACAAATGTGCCCTTGACTTATTTTACCGAGTCACACACAACAACTGTTACAGTGTCTAGTCCTACTCGCACTTTCGACAAACAGACAGCCTCCTTTCGAAATGACCTCTTAACTGAAACGGAAACTCAGCCAACCATCATTACAAATGCTCACACTGACAACAATGACACAACAACTACGACAAACAAAATAAATCCATCTACTGGAGATAAAGCCGAACAACTCAGAAAACGGAGGCAGCTAGACAAAAGTGGGTCGGTTGTGTTTGGAGTTTGGAACAATAAAAGATGTCAATGTGAACCAAATGGTGTTGAGACACATAGATTAG AGGAGCTAAAGATTGCAGTACCTCTGAAGATACGAGTGAATGCAACTTTTATCAAGAACCTTGAAAACAAATCGACGAAGGCATACACAGACTATGAGCGCGAATTTCAAGAAAAG cTAACGGTTCGTTTTCTGAGAGTAGACGGATTTGTGAATGTCGTTATTAATAATTTCAC GAATGGAAGCATTGTATGTAACAGCAAAGTAATTACGAAAGCAGACGCTAATTTGCCGAAAACAGTCATGTTCGGTGATAAGATAGACTTCAACGTAACACTAAACGGAACAAATTACGATGCTGACATAGATGATGTATCATTCAGTCAAG ACATTTTTTCTCGATGCAACCACTTACACAGCAGCCCTTGTCAGGATTCTTACATTCTAAAATGCACAGCCGATTGTGTTGTTGGGTGCGTGTCACCATGCTTGCAGCCGAATGCAATCGTCTGCGAAAATAGCGGCCAGTGTATGTATAATTCGAATGAAAAGAAGATGATGTGCag GTGTGCTGAAACCAACAGCCACGTATACACGGGAGATACGTGTGCGGTTGCAATAGAGAAGTTGAAATTGGCATCCAAGTACATCGTAGCCATAGCGACCAGTGTCGGCGTTGTCATGGTTATAACGTTTGTCGTCGTTGTGGCATGTGTTGTTCGTAGATACAGAAACAAGGCGGGCTTAACGGAAAATGATAC AGACGAGACTATCGAGCTGGCGGATATTAGGTCTCGGAAGGCGTACGTCGAGCACGAGTACACGCAGTGGTACTCTCCCTCCAAACCTCGTGACCCGGATAAGTATTTCTCAAACCACGGGTATGACGAAATACCTGGAAATAAGGTCGTAGAGGGTAGAGTCCATAGGGTCGCAACGGATGACAAGGGATCTGAG ACGTACATTTACCAGCCCAGCAGACAAAATAGCGCCGGTCTGCAACGTTCACAATCCTGGTATTCATCCGCGTCTGAGAGCGATCACTGGCGGACAAGGGAAACCTCCCCGTACGCGGACCCAAATTTTAAG TTTCAAATAAGTCGCCCAAATGTCAGCCAAGAAGCCATCAGGTTTTAA
- the LOC127847163 gene encoding mucin-2-like isoform X4, with amino-acid sequence MNIIQHLFICNMDKTTFYLLFYCFIAADLELPNAYEIGDLCQCSAQSAWPSSPPATKANTIDRTQTTDISQKITETTPFSQTSEVPHYAYTTAEDKQTTTKTTTVTHMPPTNTNKPQKTTVTHMPPTNTNAPQKTTVTHVPSTNTYEPKTTTVTHLPSTYTNGPQKTTETHVPSTDTNEPQKTTVTHVPSTDTNESQKTTVTHVPPTNTNEPQKTTVTHVPPTNSYEPQKTTVTHVPLTDINEQQKTTVTHVPSTDINEPQKTTVTHVSPTNTYEPQKTTVTHVLPTNTNESQKTTVTHVPSTDTNEPQKTTATHVPPTNTNEPHKITVTHVPPTNSYEPQKTTVTHVPSTDTNEPQKTTVTHGPPTNTYEPQKTTVTHVPPTDTNESQKTTVTNVPPTNTNEPQKETVTHVPPTNSYESQKTTVTQVPSTYTNEPHKTTVTDVPSTYTNEPQKTTVTHVPSTDTIETQTITVTHAPSTKTNETHKTTFTHVPLTFTNKPHTTTVTNVPLTYFTESHTTTVTVSSPTRTFDKQTASFRNDLLTETETQPTIITNAHTDNNDTTTTTNKINPSTGDKAEQLRKRRQLDKSGSVVFGVWNNKRCQCEPNGVETHRLEELKIAVPLKIRVNATFIKNLENKSTKAYTDYEREFQEKLTVRFLRVDGFVNVVINNFTNGSIVCNSKVITKADANLPKTVMFGDKIDFNVTLNGTNYDADIDDVSFSQDIFSRCNHLHSSPCQDSYILKCTADCVVGCVSPCLQPNAIVCENSGQCMYNSNEKKMMCRCAETNSHVYTGDTCAVAIEKLKLASKYIVAIATSVGVVMVITFVVVVACVVRRYRNKAGLTENDTDETIELADIRSRKAYVEHEYTQWYSPSKPRDPDKYFSNHGYDEIPGNKVVEGRVHRVATDDKGSETYIYQPSRQNSAGLQRSQSWYSSASESDHWRTRETSPYADPNFKFQISRPNVSQEAIRF; translated from the exons ATGAACATTATTCAACATTTGTTTATTTGCAATATGGATAAAACAACGTTTTACCTGCTGTTCTATTGTTTCA tTGCCGCTGATCTCGAACTTCCAAACGCTTATGAAATCGGAGACCTTTGTCAGTGCTCTG CTCAATCTGCTTGGCCTTCGTCGCCACCAGCAACGAAAGCCAACACGATAGATCGAACACAGACCACTGATATTTCGCAGAAAATTACCGAAACTACACCTTTCAGCCAAACCTCGGAGGTGCCACATTATGCTTACACAACAGCTGAAGATAAACAGACAACGACCAAGACAACAACTGTAACACATATGCCGCCGACAAATACTAACAAGCCACAGAAAACAACTGTAACACATATGCCGCCGACAAATACTAACGCACCACAGAAAACAACTGTTACACATGTGCCATCGACGAATACTTACGAACCAAAGACAACAACTGTAACACATTTGCCGTCGACTTATACTAACGGACCACAGAAAACAACTGAAACACATGTGCCGTCGACTGATACTAACGAACCACAGAAAACAACTGTAACACATGTGCCGTCGACTGATACTAACGAGTCACAGAAAACAACTGTAACACATGTGCCGCCGACGAATACTAACGAACCACAGAAAACAACTGTAACACATGTGCCTCCGACGAATTCTTACGAACCACAGAAAACAACTGTAACACATGTGCCGCTGACTGATATTAACGAACAACAGAAAACAACTGTAACACATGTGCCGTCGACTGATATTAACGAACCACAGAAAACAACTGTAACACATGTGTCGCCGACGAATACTTACGAACCACAGAAAACAACAGTAACACATGTGCTGCCGACTAATACTAACGAGTCACAGAAAACAACTGTAACACATGTGCCGTCGACTGATACTAACGAACCACAGAAAACAACTGCAACACATGTGCCGCCGACGAATACTAATGAACCACACAAAATAACTGTAACACATGTGCCGCCGACGAATTCTTACGAACCACAGAAAACAACTGTTACACATGTGCCGTCGACTGATACTAACGAACCACAGAAAACAACTGTTACACATGGGCCGCCGACGAATACTTACGAACCACAGAAAACAACTGTAACACATGTGCCGCCGACTGATACTAACGAGTCACAGAAAACAACTGTAACAAATGTGCCGCCGACGAATACTAACGAACCACAGAAAGAAACTGTAACACATGTGCCGCCGACGAATTCTTACGAGTCACAGAAAACAACTGTTACACAGGTGCCATCGACGTATACTAACGAGCCACATAAAACAACTGTTACTGATGTGCCATCGACGTATACTAACGAACCACAGAAAACAACTGTTACACATGTGCCGTCGACTGATACTATCGAAACACAGACAATAACTGTTACACATGCGCCGTCGACTAAAACTAACGAAACACATAAAACAACGTTTACACATGTGCCGTTGACGTTTACAAACAAACCACACACAACAACTGTTACAAATGTGCCCTTGACTTATTTTACCGAGTCACACACAACAACTGTTACAGTGTCTAGTCCTACTCGCACTTTCGACAAACAGACAGCCTCCTTTCGAAATGACCTCTTAACTGAAACGGAAACTCAGCCAACCATCATTACAAATGCTCACACTGACAACAATGACACAACAACTACGACAAACAAAATAAATCCATCTACTGGAGATAAAGCCGAACAACTCAGAAAACGGAGGCAGCTAGACAAAAGTGGGTCGGTTGTGTTTGGAGTTTGGAACAATAAAAGATGTCAATGTGAACCAAATGGTGTTGAGACACATAGATTAG AGGAGCTAAAGATTGCAGTACCTCTGAAGATACGAGTGAATGCAACTTTTATCAAGAACCTTGAAAACAAATCGACGAAGGCATACACAGACTATGAGCGCGAATTTCAAGAAAAG cTAACGGTTCGTTTTCTGAGAGTAGACGGATTTGTGAATGTCGTTATTAATAATTTCAC GAATGGAAGCATTGTATGTAACAGCAAAGTAATTACGAAAGCAGACGCTAATTTGCCGAAAACAGTCATGTTCGGTGATAAGATAGACTTCAACGTAACACTAAACGGAACAAATTACGATGCTGACATAGATGATGTATCATTCAGTCAAG ACATTTTTTCTCGATGCAACCACTTACACAGCAGCCCTTGTCAGGATTCTTACATTCTAAAATGCACAGCCGATTGTGTTGTTGGGTGCGTGTCACCATGCTTGCAGCCGAATGCAATCGTCTGCGAAAATAGCGGCCAGTGTATGTATAATTCGAATGAAAAGAAGATGATGTGCag GTGTGCTGAAACCAACAGCCACGTATACACGGGAGATACGTGTGCGGTTGCAATAGAGAAGTTGAAATTGGCATCCAAGTACATCGTAGCCATAGCGACCAGTGTCGGCGTTGTCATGGTTATAACGTTTGTCGTCGTTGTGGCATGTGTTGTTCGTAGATACAGAAACAAGGCGGGCTTAACGGAAAATGATAC AGACGAGACTATCGAGCTGGCGGATATTAGGTCTCGGAAGGCGTACGTCGAGCACGAGTACACGCAGTGGTACTCTCCCTCCAAACCTCGTGACCCGGATAAGTATTTCTCAAACCACGGGTATGACGAAATACCTGGAAATAAGGTCGTAGAGGGTAGAGTCCATAGGGTCGCAACGGATGACAAGGGATCTGAG ACGTACATTTACCAGCCCAGCAGACAAAATAGCGCCGGTCTGCAACGTTCACAATCCTGGTATTCATCCGCGTCTGAGAGCGATCACTGGCGGACAAGGGAAACCTCCCCGTACGCGGACCCAAATTTTAAG TTTCAAATAAGTCGCCCAAATGTCAGCCAAGAAGCCATCAGGTTTTAA